Proteins encoded together in one Musa acuminata AAA Group cultivar baxijiao chromosome BXJ3-6, Cavendish_Baxijiao_AAA, whole genome shotgun sequence window:
- the LOC108953120 gene encoding uncharacterized protein LOC108953120 codes for MRLASFLQCGCGAPRPEEKPQAARTGTDPRDCGRRRRNRGNDASTPWRPSLAAISENGAPTRAAAGARDGKMTADGAEKHKAVVSRRVLPRDHSDHDRILSLISLYSPAVRLAVISYYAPIQQIHLKTMGYDNCSGIPLYKVFRCFFSCAGI; via the exons ATGAGGCTCGCCAGCTTCCTCCAGTGCGGTTGCGGGGCGCCGCGGCCCGAGGAGAAGCCGCAGGCGGCCCGGACGGGGACTGATCCCCGTGACTGCGGCCGCCGTCGCCGCAACCGCGGGAACGACGCCTCGACGCCCTGGAGGCCGTCGCTCGCGGCGATCTCCGAGAACGGCGCGCCGACGAGGGCGGCGGCGGGtgcccgagatggaaagatgaccGCTGACGGGGCGGAGAAGCACAAGGCCGTCGTCTCTCGTCGGGTCCTTCCTCGCGATCACAGTGACCACGACCG GATTCTCTCTTTGATATCACTGTATAGTCCCGCGGTCAGATTGGCTGTTATTAGTTACTATGCTCCAATACAACAGATTCATCTAAAAACTATGGGTTATGACAATTGCAGTGGCATTCCTCTGTACAAG GTATTCAGATGTTTCTTCAGTTGTGCCGGCATTTAG